Proteins from one Salmonella bongori NCTC 12419 genomic window:
- the fixX gene encoding ferredoxin-like protein FixX yields the protein MTSPVNVDVKLGVNKFNVDEDSPHIILKADPDKQALEVLIKACPAGLYKKQDDGSVRFDYAGCLECGTCRILGLDTALEKWEYPRGTFGVEFRYG from the coding sequence ATGACATCTCCCGTCAATGTCGACGTCAAACTGGGCGTCAATAAGTTCAATGTGGATGAAGACAGCCCGCACATCATTCTCAAAGCCGATCCTGATAAACAGGCACTGGAGGTGCTGATTAAGGCCTGTCCGGCGGGACTGTATAAAAAGCAGGACGACGGTAGCGTTCGTTTTGATTACGCCGGGTGCCTGGAGTGCGGAACGTGCCGGATCCTCGGCCTTGATACGGCGCTGGAAAAATGGGAATACCCACGCGGGACGTTTGGCGTGGAGTTCCGCTACGGCTAA
- a CDS encoding FAD-dependent oxidoreductase has protein sequence MSEDIFDAIIVGAGLAGSVAALVLAREGAQVLVIERGNSAGAKNVTGGRLYAHSLERIIPGFADQAPIERMITHEKLAFMTDKGAMTMDYCNGEDAASSQVSYSVLRSKFDAWLMEQAEEAGAQLITGIRVDNVVQRDGKVVGVEADGDILEAKVVILADGVNSLLAEKLGMAKRVEASHVAVGVKELIELPKSVIEDRFQLQGNEGAACLFAGAPTDGLMGGGFLYTNETTLSLGLVCGLHHLKDAKKSVPQMLEDFKQHPAVAPLIAGGKLVEYAAHVVPEAGMNMQPELVGDGVLIAGDAAGMCMNLGFTIRGMDLAISAGEAAAKTVLSAMKRDDFSKQSLGEYRHHLGEGPMRDMRMYQKLPAFLDNPRMFTAYPEMAVSIARDLFTVDGSAPVPMRKKILRHAKKVGFINLMKDGLKGVTVL, from the coding sequence ATGTCCGAAGATATCTTTGATGCCATCATCGTGGGTGCAGGTCTGGCCGGTTCGGTTGCGGCGCTGGTGCTTGCTCGCGAAGGTGCACAGGTGCTGGTTATCGAGCGTGGCAATTCTGCTGGCGCGAAGAATGTCACCGGTGGGCGTTTGTATGCACATAGCCTGGAACGCATCATTCCCGGCTTTGCGGATCAGGCCCCCATTGAACGCATGATCACCCACGAAAAACTCGCCTTTATGACCGACAAAGGGGCGATGACGATGGATTATTGCAACGGCGAGGACGCCGCATCGTCGCAAGTTTCTTATTCCGTTTTGCGCAGTAAATTTGACGCCTGGCTGATGGAGCAGGCCGAAGAGGCGGGGGCGCAACTGATCACCGGTATTCGCGTGGATAATGTCGTTCAGCGTGATGGCAAAGTCGTGGGCGTGGAAGCCGATGGCGATATTCTGGAAGCCAAAGTCGTAATCCTCGCTGATGGGGTGAATTCTCTGCTGGCTGAAAAGCTGGGCATGGCAAAGCGTGTTGAGGCATCGCATGTTGCTGTCGGCGTGAAGGAACTGATCGAATTGCCGAAGTCGGTCATTGAAGATCGTTTCCAGTTACAGGGCAACGAAGGTGCCGCCTGTCTGTTTGCCGGGGCGCCAACCGATGGTCTGATGGGCGGTGGCTTCCTGTATACGAATGAAACAACCCTTTCCCTGGGGCTGGTCTGTGGACTTCATCATCTGAAAGACGCGAAAAAATCGGTCCCGCAAATGCTGGAAGATTTCAAACAGCATCCGGCAGTTGCGCCGCTGATCGCCGGTGGCAAGCTGGTGGAATATGCCGCACACGTTGTACCCGAGGCGGGCATGAATATGCAGCCTGAACTGGTGGGCGATGGCGTACTGATTGCCGGAGACGCTGCCGGCATGTGTATGAACCTTGGCTTTACCATCCGTGGTATGGATCTCGCCATATCCGCAGGCGAAGCGGCGGCGAAGACGGTGCTTTCGGCGATGAAGCGTGATGATTTTAGCAAGCAGTCGTTGGGTGAATACCGTCATCATCTGGGCGAAGGTCCGATGCGCGATATGCGCATGTATCAGAAACTGCCAGCTTTTCTTGATAATCCCCGCATGTTTACCGCTTATCCTGAAATGGCGGTCAGTATCGCGCGCGACCTGTTCACCGTGGATGGCTCCGCGCCGGTGCCCATGCGTAAAAAAATCCTGCGCCATGCGAAGAAAGTGGGCTTCATCAACCTGATGAAAGATGGCCTGAAAGGAGTGACCGTATTATGA